The Triticum aestivum cultivar Chinese Spring chromosome 7B, IWGSC CS RefSeq v2.1, whole genome shotgun sequence genome window below encodes:
- the LOC123162427 gene encoding uncharacterized protein, whose amino-acid sequence MVFEDESSEDTSSLPYMHSTSSTDGLNQVPFSVEDPDYQGLELETMSPCEKHGKASERLVAFEGTDTGRRFLACAEPEGQNCGFVEWVDHQWPPTMQNALLKLWAMVEDSKSARVNDNLESSFTIHHLTEEKNKLEANYDKLVQDVHELMSFQEDRVVDFRYLQDNLTYQQQCRSELLADMKAQMAKKDAEFEKLKQNYEVLLNLTRAQATVIQNLKLKHIKDKQLFSEDKMNLELKNAELTKSEEKLTQEKLELKLQIAELMKAEEKLKEKIKGIQAILEK is encoded by the exons atggtTTTCGAAGACGAAAGCAGTGAGGACACGTCCAGCCTGCCGTACATGCACTCGACCTCATCCACGGACGGGCTTAACCAG GTCCCTTTCAGCGTTGAAGATCCAGATTACCAGGGGCTTGAGCTGGAAACGATGTCGCCATGTGAGAAGCACGGCAAGGCATCTGAGAGGCTTGTCGCAtttgaaggaacagacacagggaGAAGGTTCCTAGCATGTGCAGAGCCG GAAGGGCAGAATTGTGGGTTTGTTGAATGGGTTGATCACCAGTGGCCCCCAACAATGCAAAATGCATTGTTGAAGCTGTGGGCCATGGTTGAAGATAGCAAGAGTGCTAGGGTGAATGATAATCTTGAAAGTTCTTTCACTATCCACCATCtgacagaagagaagaacaagctggAGGCCAACTATGACAAGTTAGTCCAAGATGTGCATGAACTTATGAGCTTCCAGGAGGACAGGGTGGTGGATTTCAGATATCTGCAGGATAACCTTACATATCAGCAGCAATGCAGAAGTGAACTGCTGGCTGATATGAAGGCACAGATGGCAAAGAAAGATGCAGAGTTTGAGAAGCTTAAGCAGAATTATGAAGTGCTACTGAACCTGACAAGAGCACAAGCAACAGTCATCCAGAACTTGAAGTTGAAGCATATTAAAGACAAGCAATTGTTTAGTGAAGATAAGATGAACTTGGAGTTGAAGAATGCAGAGCTCACAAAGtctgaggagaagctcacccaagagaagCTAGAGTTGAAGCTTCAGATTGCTGAGCTGatgaaggcagaggagaagctgaaggagaagatcaaggggatCCAGGCCATCTTAGAGAAGTGA
- the LOC123159581 gene encoding uncharacterized protein: MPSPRLPRTWLSRLQSTEAGLVYLPSWPIKEANSVNLSSTPQGLKNKHRVLLLHESDVNEATRICMRLNIKETKWRQLDEFRDNMSSTLSTFPVRERIFYAALGLFVLWIEIVQCPVLWDSLNSMLLHTSEFRHLYVHNMCLLITRRLLFLNFGVAATRARSMIVTQRWASAGNAGSGKLLRCGYQLQGQICRQPSAH; this comes from the exons ATGCCGAGTCCCAGGCTTCCCCGAACTTGGCTCTCCAGGCTGCAATCGACGGAGGCCGGCCTTGTTTATCTCCCCTCATGGCCGATCAAGGAGGCGAACAGTGTCAATCTGTCATCGACACCTCAGG GTCTAAAAAACAAGCACCGAGTCCTTCTCCTCCATGAATCAGATGTCAACGAGGCAACACGAATCTGCATGAGGCTGAACATAAAAGAAACAAAATGGAGACAACTCGACGAGTTTAGGGACAACATGTCATCGACGTTGAGCACTTTTCCAGTCAGGGAAAGGATTTTTTATGCCGCGCTAGGACTTTTCGTGCTATGGATTGAAATAGTCCAGTGTCCAGTATTATGGGATTCACTGAATTCAATGCTGCTTCATACTTCAGAGTTCAGACATTTATATGTGCACAACATGTGCCTTCTAATTACGAG GCGTCTACTGTTTCTGAATTTTGGGGTGGCAGCAACAAGGGCGAGGAGCATGATCGTGACACAGAGATGGGCAAGTGCAGGGAATGCAGGCAGCGGAAAGTTGTTGCGTTGCGGTTACCAACTACAGGGCCAAATATGTCGCCAGCCATCCGCGCATTAA